One Cydia pomonella isolate Wapato2018A chromosome 14, ilCydPomo1, whole genome shotgun sequence DNA segment encodes these proteins:
- the LOC133524714 gene encoding uncharacterized protein LOC133524714, whose translation MESVLTPPLPFKFEENVTNMAFGSLCESWEKWKNGFQIYVKACELNKKTEEIQMNIFLHVVGEQCREIIEQSTTKCTTLAALIGQVDNHFKAKKNVTVERHRFFTRQQGEHESIDQYVFELRKLAQSCEFGNLNDGLIKDRLVCGIVSAAIRERLLREDDLTLNKALEICRAAIVSKMYSEDIKRECTSETKGNEVCAVANKEVYELNRSGAKVEAKSSRGMSSGRGWRGRGWAHGAGRSGAPGAAGPAGAQHRAPYAYRGGRCGQCGGVHKKYDCPAYGRSCMKCSRPNHFARMCRVYMVEESEDQDSEGSR comes from the exons atGGAATCGGTTCTTACTCCCCCTTTGCCGTTTAAGTTTGAGGAAAATGTAACCAATATGGCGTTTGGCAGTTTGTGTGAATCTTGGGAGAAGTGGAAGAATGGTTTTCAAATATACGTAAAGGCATGCGAACTTAATAAGAAAACAGAAGAAATAcaaatgaacatttttttacacgTCGTAGGGGAACAGTGCCGTGAGATAATAGAACAAAGTACGACGAAATGTACAACATTAGCGGCTTTAATAGGTCAAGTCGATAATCattttaaagcgaaaaaaaatgtaacggTCGAGCGTCATCGGTTTTTTACTCGTCAACAAGGTGAACACGAGTCCATAGACCAATACGTCTTTGAGTTGAGAAAGTTGGCTCAGTCGTGCGAGTTTGGTAACTTAAACGACGGATTAATAAAGGATAGACTCGTATGTGGAATCGTGAGCGCAGCGATTAGAGAGCGACTGTTACGCGAAGACGACCTAACGCTAAATAAAGCGTTAGAAATATGTCGGGCTGCTATAGTGTCGAAAATGTATTCGGAGGACATTAAACGCGAGTGTACTAGTGAGACAAAAGGTAACGAAGTGTGTGCGGTAGCTAACAAAGAAGTGTACGAGTTGAATCGGTCAGGTGCGAAAGTCGAAGCAAAATCGAGTCGTGGTATGAGTTCCGGACGAGGATGGCGCGGGCGCGGATGGGCGCATGGCGCGGGGCGCAGTGGCGCGCCGGGCGCGGCAGGCCCGGCCGGCGCTCAGCACCGCGCGCCGTACGCATATCGCGGAGGGCGGTGCGGTCAGTGCGGCGGCGTGCACAAAAAGTACGATTGTCCGGCGTATGGCAGGAGCTGCATGAAATGTTCCAGACCAAATCATTTTGCCAGGATGTGCAGGGTGTACATGGTGGAAGAGTCTGAGGACcag GATAGTGAGGGCTCCAGATAG